One Caldisalinibacter kiritimatiensis DNA window includes the following coding sequences:
- a CDS encoding indolepyruvate oxidoreductase subunit beta, whose protein sequence is MTEKGNILLVGVGGQGIILASKILSKGLLDAGYDVKMSEVHGMAQRGGSVTTQVRYGEKVYSPIIGKGQADIIVAFEKMEAMRWIDYLKPNGKLVINDYEIPSVPILVGKDEYPKDIIKELEHKLDVIKLKAAEVAKEIGNIKTQNIVMLGCLVEALGLNEIDWEQKIKELVKGKYVDINIKAFNKGKQLAR, encoded by the coding sequence ATGACAGAAAAAGGTAATATTTTATTAGTTGGAGTTGGAGGACAAGGAATCATACTTGCTAGTAAAATTTTATCAAAGGGGTTGTTAGATGCAGGATATGATGTAAAAATGTCTGAAGTTCATGGTATGGCACAACGTGGAGGTAGTGTAACTACACAAGTGAGGTATGGAGAAAAAGTTTATTCACCTATAATAGGTAAGGGTCAAGCTGACATAATTGTTGCTTTTGAGAAGATGGAAGCAATGAGATGGATAGACTATTTAAAGCCTAATGGTAAGTTAGTAATTAATGATTATGAAATACCATCTGTACCTATACTAGTAGGTAAAGATGAATATCCAAAAGATATCATTAAAGAATTAGAGCATAAGCTAGATGTTATTAAATTAAAAGCTGCAGAAGTAGCTAAGGAAATAGGTAACATAAAAACCCAGAATATAGTTATGCTTGGATGCTTAGTTGAGGCTTTAGGATTAAACGAAATAGATTGGGAGCAAAAAATAAAAGAGTTAGTAAAAGGGAAATACGTAGACATAAATATAAAGGCATTTAATAAAGGAAAACAATTAGCTAGGTAA
- the iorA gene encoding indolepyruvate ferredoxin oxidoreductase subunit alpha has protein sequence MKELLTGNEAVARGAYEAGVTVASAYPGTPSTEILENVAKYKEIYSEWAPNEKVALEVSIGASIAGARSLAAMKHVGVNVAADPLFTVAYTGVNGGLVLVTADDPGMHSSQNEQDNRNYAKFAKIPMLEPSDSQEAKEFTKIAYKISEEFDVPILLRLTTRICHSKGIVELEDREQVEIKEYVKNIPKYVATPANGRKLHVKLEEKLKKLEEFSNNTSLNKVEWYDKKIGIITSSVSYQYAKEVFGDNASYLKLGFTYPLPKEKIKKFANEVEKLYVIEELDPYLETEIKAMGIEVIGKELIPRVGELNPDIIAKTLLGENKEVIEKNEEKVVGRPPTMCAGCPHRGLFYELSKKKNVVVTGDIGCYTLGSAPPLEAMDTCICMGASISAGHGFSKAAQVNGRETKVFSVIGDSTFFHSGITGLIDIVYNKGNAATIILDNRITGMTGHQHNPGTGYTLMGEVTNEIDIVKICEAIGVKHIEVINPLNLKETKAAIDKAMEVDEPMVIITKWPCVLKKSPNEEIEEYGLADRKICEVDQDKCKKCKMCLKVGCPAISFDSEKGAIIDDTMCVGCDVCLQVCPFDAIVKVGE, from the coding sequence ATGAAGGAACTATTAACTGGAAATGAAGCTGTTGCTAGAGGAGCATATGAAGCTGGTGTTACAGTTGCATCGGCATATCCAGGAACACCAAGTACAGAAATATTAGAGAATGTAGCTAAATATAAAGAAATATATTCAGAATGGGCTCCTAATGAAAAAGTAGCTTTAGAAGTATCTATAGGTGCATCTATAGCTGGAGCAAGGTCTTTAGCAGCAATGAAGCATGTTGGAGTAAATGTAGCGGCAGACCCATTATTTACAGTAGCTTATACAGGAGTGAATGGTGGTCTTGTACTTGTTACTGCTGATGACCCAGGAATGCACAGTTCGCAAAATGAGCAGGATAACAGAAACTATGCTAAATTTGCAAAGATACCAATGCTAGAACCAAGTGATAGTCAAGAAGCAAAGGAATTTACTAAAATAGCATATAAGATAAGTGAAGAATTTGATGTGCCTATATTATTAAGATTAACTACTAGAATATGTCATAGTAAAGGGATAGTAGAATTAGAAGACAGAGAACAAGTTGAAATAAAAGAATATGTTAAGAATATACCTAAATATGTAGCTACTCCAGCCAATGGAAGGAAACTACATGTTAAGTTAGAAGAAAAATTAAAGAAATTAGAAGAATTTAGCAACAATACTTCATTAAATAAAGTAGAATGGTATGATAAAAAAATAGGTATTATAACTTCAAGTGTTTCCTATCAATATGCCAAAGAAGTCTTTGGAGACAATGCTTCATATCTTAAACTAGGATTTACTTATCCACTACCAAAAGAAAAAATTAAAAAATTTGCTAATGAAGTTGAGAAGTTGTATGTGATTGAAGAACTAGATCCATATTTAGAAACAGAAATAAAAGCAATGGGTATAGAAGTAATAGGAAAAGAACTAATACCTAGAGTGGGAGAGTTAAATCCAGACATTATAGCAAAAACATTGTTAGGTGAAAATAAAGAAGTTATTGAGAAAAACGAAGAAAAGGTGGTAGGAAGGCCTCCTACAATGTGTGCAGGATGTCCTCATAGAGGGTTATTTTATGAGTTAAGTAAAAAGAAAAATGTAGTTGTTACTGGAGATATTGGATGTTATACTTTAGGTTCAGCACCACCTTTAGAAGCTATGGATACATGTATTTGTATGGGAGCTAGTATAAGTGCTGGGCATGGATTTAGTAAGGCAGCACAAGTAAATGGAAGAGAAACGAAAGTGTTTAGTGTAATAGGAGACTCTACATTCTTTCATTCAGGAATTACAGGATTAATAGACATAGTTTATAATAAAGGAAATGCCGCAACAATTATATTAGATAATAGGATAACAGGAATGACTGGTCACCAACATAATCCAGGAACGGGTTATACACTAATGGGTGAAGTCACTAATGAAATAGATATAGTGAAAATTTGTGAAGCCATAGGAGTAAAACATATAGAAGTAATAAATCCATTAAATTTAAAAGAAACGAAAGCAGCTATAGATAAAGCTATGGAAGTAGATGAACCTATGGTTATAATAACAAAATGGCCATGTGTATTAAAAAAATCACCTAATGAAGAAATTGAAGAGTATGGATTAGCAGATAGAAAAATTTGCGAAGTAGACCAAGACAAATGTAAAAAGTGTAAGATGTGCTTGAAAGTTGGTTGTCCAGCTATATCATTCGATTCAGAAAAAGGAGCAATTATAGATGACACTATGTGTGTAGGTTGCGACGTTTGTCTACAGGTATGTCCATTTGATGCTATTGTAAAGGTGGGTGAGTAA